Proteins from a single region of bacterium:
- a CDS encoding acyl-CoA dehydrogenase family protein — protein MDYGLTEAQVMIRDLCRQVAQEKIKPIREHYDEANEFPHEIVKVFADADLCGVYISEEYGGMGGGIMDLAVTVEELSKVCSGIALALAATALGTFPIILFGTPDQKKAYLPRIASGKSLAAFGLTEANAGSDAGGITTTAVLDGDHYVLNGTKQWITNGGEAEIYTVVAMTNKAKGARGASAFIVEKGTPGFTFGKKENKMGIRASATRELVFQDCRIPKANLLGKEGMGFIVAMKTLDSSRPGVAAQALGIAAGALDEAVAYSRQRRQFGKPIGSFQGVQFMLADMATQVEAARALIYAAARYIDSGAKDISKVSAMCKLFASDTAMKVTTDAVQILGGYGYMKEYPVEKMMRDAKITQIYEGTNQIQREVIALNLIKESAAAKK, from the coding sequence ATGGATTATGGTTTAACTGAAGCGCAGGTGATGATTCGGGACCTTTGTCGGCAAGTGGCTCAGGAAAAGATCAAGCCGATTCGCGAACATTATGATGAAGCCAATGAATTTCCTCATGAAATCGTAAAGGTGTTTGCCGATGCGGACCTGTGCGGGGTCTATATCAGCGAGGAATACGGCGGCATGGGCGGCGGGATCATGGATCTGGCCGTGACGGTGGAAGAGCTCTCCAAGGTGTGTTCCGGCATTGCCTTGGCATTGGCCGCGACGGCGCTTGGCACCTTCCCGATCATCCTGTTCGGTACCCCTGACCAGAAGAAGGCCTATCTGCCCCGTATTGCGTCAGGCAAATCACTGGCGGCCTTCGGCTTGACCGAGGCGAACGCCGGCTCGGATGCCGGCGGCATCACCACCACCGCGGTGCTGGATGGCGACCACTATGTGCTGAACGGCACCAAGCAGTGGATCACCAACGGCGGTGAAGCTGAAATCTATACCGTGGTGGCGATGACCAACAAGGCCAAGGGCGCCCGTGGGGCCTCGGCGTTTATCGTGGAGAAAGGCACCCCCGGTTTCACCTTCGGTAAGAAGGAGAACAAGATGGGGATTCGCGCGAGCGCGACCCGCGAACTGGTGTTCCAGGATTGCCGCATTCCCAAGGCGAACCTGTTGGGCAAAGAAGGCATGGGCTTCATTGTGGCCATGAAGACGCTGGACAGCTCCCGTCCCGGTGTTGCCGCCCAGGCGCTCGGTATTGCTGCCGGCGCGCTGGATGAAGCGGTCGCCTACAGCCGTCAACGCCGTCAGTTCGGCAAGCCGATCGGCTCATTCCAGGGGGTTCAGTTCATGCTGGCGGATATGGCCACGCAGGTGGAAGCTGCCCGCGCCCTGATTTATGCCGCCGCCCGCTACATTGACAGCGGCGCCAAGGACATCAGCAAGGTCTCGGCCATGTGCAAGCTGTTTGCGTCCGATACCGCAATGAAGGTGACCACCGATGCCGTGCAGATCCTGGGTGGATACGGCTACATGAAGGAATATCCCGTTGAGAAGATGATGCGTGACGCGAAGATCACGCAGATCTACGAAGGCACCAATCAGATCCAGCGCGAAGTGATCGCCTTGAACCTGATCAAGGAATCCGCCGCGGCAAAGAAATGA